A window of the Anaerolineales bacterium genome harbors these coding sequences:
- a CDS encoding ABC transporter: protein MILPAGEPMVQVKHLTTVFPDGNSGLHALDDISFSVYAEQFVCVLGPSGSGKTTLLRNLAGLLPPTRGEVIFGNSSPMAPQHGVGMVFQKANLMPWRTVMDNILLPLEIQHVPHHAALDKAQALVELVGLVGFENSLPRDLSGGMAQRVAIARALIHEPDILLLDEPFGSLDALTRERMGNELTRIWQARRKTVVMVTHSISESLFLADRVLVLSPRPGHLRLDLTVDLPRPREEDIRYSTRFSELARQVRSAIE, encoded by the coding sequence ATGATCCTCCCAGCCGGTGAACCTATGGTTCAGGTCAAGCACCTGACGACCGTCTTTCCAGATGGGAATAGCGGTTTGCACGCCCTGGATGATATCTCGTTTTCTGTGTATGCAGAGCAATTTGTCTGTGTACTTGGACCTTCCGGGTCGGGTAAGACAACCTTGCTGCGTAACCTGGCCGGGTTGTTGCCTCCAACAAGAGGCGAGGTGATTTTTGGAAATTCATCACCGATGGCTCCACAGCATGGCGTAGGCATGGTATTTCAAAAAGCTAACCTGATGCCGTGGAGAACAGTGATGGATAACATCCTGCTGCCCCTTGAAATCCAGCACGTACCCCACCACGCGGCCCTTGACAAAGCCCAGGCGCTGGTTGAGCTGGTGGGATTGGTGGGATTCGAAAATTCACTACCCCGCGACCTCTCAGGGGGGATGGCTCAACGGGTAGCTATCGCCAGGGCGCTGATCCACGAACCGGATATCCTACTCCTTGACGAGCCCTTCGGATCGCTCGATGCCCTCACCCGCGAGCGCATGGGCAATGAGCTTACCCGCATCTGGCAGGCCAGGCGAAAAACAGTGGTTATGGTAACCCACTCGATCAGTGAATCGCTCTTCCTGGCCGACCGGGTCCTGGTGCTCAGCCCCCGCCCAGGGCATTTACGCCTGGATCTGACCGTCGACCTTCCGCGACCCCGTGAAGAGGATATTCGCTACTCAACGCGCTTTTCAGAATTAGCCAGGCAGGTCCGCTCAGCGATCGAATAA
- a CDS encoding cytochrome C biogenesis protein translates to MVANLGYGTLIITFLISLYGVGAAFYGARAKKPAWVDSARNAMLLTFPLLTLSALCIIFLLITGHYEVQYVTEVASNSMPIYLRITALWGGQAGSLIFWSWLMSAFASAVMLRKWDRDREFLPWVIVISLITLAFFLLLSIFIENPFVRFWQTPTGNITTAMFQPAGTTPFIPQDGNGLNPLLRHPGMIIHPPMLYLGFVAFVIPYAFAMAALITGRTDDRWIRITRRWTIVAWLFLSLGLVLGMRWAYDVLGWGGYWGWDPVENSAFMPWLIGTAFLHSVIVQEKRGMLKQWNMVLIILTYDLVIFGTFLTRSGVLSSVHAFAQSAIGPLFFAFIGVTLITSLLLLSRRWNDLRSEGELGSLFSREALFLLNNLLFIGFFMVVFWGVIFPVLSEALGIVGQGIPALAGVFTGQKVTVGPQWYEGIVWLPVAGLMLLMGIAPLSTWQYSTAKTIGRSIWKPTLASLLVFIPLLLVGYRSVPAFLGFWLISFVICVTVYEFWRSAWARHNARDENLLQAFWTMIGKSRRKYGGYVIHLGMVLMAIGILGIELFQTETQATVPQGGQISLGQYIVQFDSLSIFDTAEGRNVARAVVSVYKDGKYIGELHPRRDYYYESQQSMTIAAVRSTPEDDLYVLLVDWQPLSTSAATFKIYHNPLVWWLWFGAIVFIIGSIVATWPSKEPEVVIETHAVPETIKA, encoded by the coding sequence ATGGTTGCTAACCTTGGTTATGGCACACTGATCATTACATTTTTGATATCACTATATGGCGTGGGGGCAGCCTTTTATGGCGCCCGGGCGAAAAAACCAGCCTGGGTGGATAGCGCTCGCAATGCCATGCTGCTCACGTTCCCTCTGCTCACCCTTTCGGCGTTATGCATTATCTTTCTGTTGATAACTGGCCATTATGAGGTCCAATATGTGACTGAAGTTGCCAGCAACAGCATGCCAATCTATTTACGCATCACCGCTTTATGGGGTGGGCAAGCCGGCTCGCTGATATTTTGGTCGTGGTTGATGTCTGCTTTTGCATCAGCAGTCATGCTGCGTAAGTGGGACCGCGATCGCGAGTTCCTTCCCTGGGTGATCGTGATCTCCTTGATCACACTGGCGTTTTTCCTGCTCTTAAGTATCTTTATCGAGAATCCATTCGTGCGATTTTGGCAAACCCCCACGGGTAACATCACGACTGCCATGTTCCAGCCAGCGGGTACCACCCCATTCATTCCACAGGACGGGAATGGTCTCAACCCGCTCCTACGCCATCCGGGGATGATCATCCATCCCCCCATGCTCTACCTGGGTTTCGTGGCCTTCGTGATTCCCTATGCTTTTGCCATGGCTGCCCTGATCACCGGCCGGACGGATGACCGCTGGATCCGCATCACCCGCCGCTGGACAATCGTTGCCTGGCTGTTCCTCTCGTTAGGGCTCGTACTCGGAATGCGCTGGGCTTACGACGTTCTTGGTTGGGGCGGTTATTGGGGCTGGGACCCAGTGGAAAACTCAGCCTTCATGCCGTGGCTGATCGGGACAGCCTTCCTGCACTCCGTCATCGTTCAGGAAAAACGTGGCATGCTTAAGCAATGGAACATGGTGCTCATCATCCTCACCTATGACCTGGTAATCTTCGGCACCTTCCTAACCCGCTCAGGGGTGCTCTCTTCGGTGCATGCCTTTGCTCAGAGCGCCATCGGGCCCTTGTTCTTTGCATTCATCGGGGTGACCTTGATCACCTCCCTCTTGTTGCTTAGCCGGCGCTGGAACGACTTGAGGTCTGAAGGAGAGTTGGGTTCACTATTCTCACGCGAAGCCTTATTCCTGCTCAATAACCTGCTGTTTATAGGCTTTTTCATGGTTGTTTTTTGGGGGGTGATCTTTCCTGTCCTGTCGGAAGCCCTGGGCATTGTCGGGCAGGGCATCCCTGCATTGGCTGGTGTTTTCACCGGCCAAAAGGTGACCGTCGGCCCGCAGTGGTATGAAGGCATCGTTTGGCTGCCGGTGGCTGGCTTGATGCTCTTGATGGGGATCGCTCCGTTATCTACCTGGCAGTATTCAACGGCAAAGACCATCGGCAGGTCAATCTGGAAACCCACCCTCGCTTCGTTGCTGGTATTCATCCCCTTGCTTTTAGTCGGTTATCGCTCCGTTCCCGCCTTCCTGGGTTTTTGGCTAATTTCGTTTGTTATATGTGTCACCGTCTATGAGTTTTGGAGATCTGCCTGGGCTCGCCACAACGCCAGGGATGAAAACTTACTCCAAGCATTTTGGACCATGATTGGCAAGAGTCGAAGAAAGTACGGGGGATATGTCATCCACCTGGGGATGGTGTTGATGGCGATCGGTATCCTGGGGATTGAGCTTTTCCAAACGGAAACCCAGGCAACCGTTCCCCAGGGAGGGCAGATCAGCCTTGGGCAGTACATCGTCCAGTTTGACTCCTTATCCATTTTTGACACAGCAGAAGGGCGTAATGTGGCGCGTGCTGTGGTGAGCGTCTACAAGGACGGAAAATACATCGGTGAGCTCCACCCACGCCGTGATTACTATTATGAATCACAACAGTCGATGACCATTGCAGCTGTGCGGAGCACGCCTGAAGACGACCTGTACGTGTTGTTAGTGGACTGGCAGCCCCTATCCACTTCGGCAGCTACATTCAAAATTTACCACAACCCCTTGGTTTGGTGGTTATGGTTCGGAGCAATTGTATTCATTATCGGATCGATTGTTGCCACCTGGCCATCCAAGGAGCCGGAGGTGGTGATAGAGACCCACGCAGTTC
- a CDS encoding GGDEF domain-containing protein: protein MIKPDTSQIDELTGLLSRKGFLDKFSEALGKAKSNTQERPLALALLDVDIFNKINETYGHVTGDNLLVEVAKTIQAHAGEQALVGRYGGDEFVIVFPGEEREQAFLKMERIRHELSQSTVMSSDGRTLQGISISAGVAAFPMDGRTENELLRKADHALYRAKSSGRRQVKLAYEERMVPKTTHYTQTQLERLSKLAEERGVNEADLLREAMDDFLTKYGVNDIES, encoded by the coding sequence ATGATAAAACCTGATACATCACAAATTGATGAACTGACGGGTCTATTAAGCCGGAAAGGTTTTTTAGATAAGTTCAGCGAAGCACTGGGAAAAGCTAAATCTAACACCCAAGAGAGACCTCTTGCACTGGCTTTGCTGGATGTGGATATCTTTAACAAGATCAATGAAACCTACGGGCACGTCACCGGCGACAATCTATTGGTGGAGGTAGCCAAGACCATCCAGGCACACGCAGGTGAGCAAGCCCTGGTTGGTCGCTACGGGGGAGACGAATTTGTCATCGTCTTTCCAGGCGAAGAACGAGAGCAAGCTTTCCTTAAAATGGAAAGAATCAGGCATGAGCTGAGCCAGAGCACAGTCATGTCCAGTGACGGGCGGACCTTGCAGGGGATTTCCATCAGCGCAGGTGTGGCTGCCTTCCCGATGGATGGCAGGACTGAGAACGAGCTCTTGCGTAAGGCTGACCATGCCTTGTACCGGGCCAAATCGAGCGGGCGCAGGCAGGTAAAATTGGCGTACGAGGAACGCATGGTTCCCAAAACCACCCATTACACCCAGACCCAGCTTGAGCGGCTTTCCAAGCTGGCAGAGGAACGCGGGGTGAATGAAGCTGACCTGTTGCGTGAAGCCATGGATGATTTCCTGACCAAATATGGGGTCAACGATATTGAGAGCTGA